ATGACTCCGTCGTCTTCGAGTTCTTCGAGCGCTGCTGCCACTGCATCGGCGTCTGCGCCCAGTTGTCGGGCAATGTCGTCTACACTCTCTCGAGCGTCGTGACGCAGCAGGTCGAGCAGTGACTGCTTGTCCATGGACAGTCCGTTGCAGTCATCAGTAAAATGGTTTGCCCAATCGCGATGATTTGTCGTGATATTTTGTGACGGTCTCTCAGTATCGACGCCACCGGAGTCACGCCGCGACACAAACTATTCTAGTCGGGACTGAGAGGTGCGTGCTATGGAGACAGAATTCGATTGGCTCACCCTCGATACCGACGAGGAGGTTCTCTGGGCGGACACCCCGCACCCGTACAGCCTCGTCTCGGTACTCATCATCGGCATCCCGCTCTCGTTTTTCCTCATCGGGATTCCCATCCTCGTCGGTGGGTATCTCTCGTTCAAGAACACGAACTACGTCGTCACCTCCGATGCGCTCTACAGGAAGACGGGCGTCCTCTCGCGGAACGTCCAGCGTATCGAGTTCGACAAGGTCCAAGACACCTCGTACAGCCAGACGTTCTTCGGCGCGCAGTTCGGCTACGGGTCGGTGAACATCAGCACTGCAGGAGGAAGCGGTATCGAGATGAGTTTCCAGAACGTCGCGGAACCCCAGTCGCTCCAGACGCTCGTCAACGAGCGAATCAAACGACGCGGCGGCCGTGACGCCGATGCAGACGGCAAAGCTGCCGTCCTCGACGACATCCTCACCGAACTCCGTGCGATTCGGGCGGCAGTCGAGGACGACGGCGAGACGCACACGGAGTCCGCGACGGCATCGACAGACGACACGTCCGAGTCGGTCGAACCGAACGACTTCGACTTCGATTCGTCGGTGACGGACGAGCGATGAGCGTCGACGACTGGATGGCCCGGGGAGCGGACGAAACGGTCGTCTGGGAGGGGCGACCACGCATTCAGACGATTCTTCCGTCTATCGGCGTCGGCGTCGTCGTGGCCGGCGGTGCGCTCGCCGCAGCGACAACCATCGACGAACCACTCGTCGGACTGCTCGCGCTCTTCGGACTCCTCTTTCCTGTCTGGTCGTACCTCCGCGTCACCAACACACGATTCGTCGTCACGAACCGCGCACTGTACCGGAAGACTGGCGTCTTCTCGCGGACCGTCCAGCGCGTCTCTCTCGACCGGGTGCAGAACAGCACCTTCTCGCAGGGTATCACCGGGTCGCTGTTCGACTACGGCACAGTGTCTGTCGAAGCCGCAGGTGGCGGAGAGATACAGTTCGAGGACGTGGACGACCCACGAGAAGTTCGCACCGTGATAGACGGGCGCCTCGGCCGCGACGAACTGCCGGGGACCGTCGAACAGTGGACTGCCGTCCTCGACGAGGTTCGCGCGCTCCGAACTGCGCTGGAATAGCGACTCCAGAACGGTCGTCGTCGGTCACTCTCCCTTTGGATTCGGCAGCCCGTGAGCGCTCTCGATGAGTTCTCCGAGCCGTTGGACGAAGCGAGCGGCAGGCGCGCCGTCGACGACATCGTGGTCGAACGTCACCGTGAGGTCGAGGAACTCTCGCGTGCTGAGTTCTCCGTCGACGAGTCTCGGTTTTCTGCTGATGCCACCAACGGTCAGTTGGACTGTGTAGTTCGTCGGCGTGACTGCCCACCCACCCCCGTTCCCAAACATTCCAACGGAAGTCACGCTGACAGTCCCCGCCATCGACTTCCACCGCCGGGGGAACAACTGTGGCAGACGCCACACGTGTCGCCGGATAACCCCTGGCAGTCGGAGTGCCAGCGTACTCCACCGTGAGAGTTCTGTCGGGTCTGGTGACTCCTGTGCAGTTCGTATCTCGTCGTGGATAGAGTGGATCGACCGCCGATTGGCCGCTCTGATGACGTGCGGGACGCCGATTCGACTCCCCTGAATCGTCGTCTCGACGAGGACGTTCACGTCCACGTCGGCGAAGACGTGAACCCGACCACGCCAATCGCGATACGCGTTGATGTGTGGGTGGTCGTCGATGGCCTGTGCGAGACAGAACACAATGAAACCGGTGAACGAAATCTGTTCCCCCGTCTCCTCCTCGTTGGTCTCGATGCGGTCTCTCGCCTCGGTCACGTCGAGTTCGACGAGGCCGTGAACGGTGCTTCTCCGGCCCGCCATTCGCATGTAATCGACCGTCCCACGTCGACGGAGAGGGAGTGGTTCGAGACGGTCTCCTCGCGTTCCCATGCAGTTCATACGACGGCGAACTGCATACCTCTTGACACCAGCAGGTGTCGAAGCTATCGCGAGACGCGGTCACGTACGGGAAAAGAAGCGAGTCGTGACGGGGTCCAGTTGCTCGTTCTCGTCGATTCAGGCAGCAGAAGATAACAGGTGGGTCGCCTGTCGCCTGCGAGGCCGTCAGTCGTCTGCCGGACTCGTGGCGGCGGCACCCGAACTCGTCGCATTCCCGGAGAAACCGATTCCAGCGGCGACGAAGGCGAACAAGACGAGCGGTGAGAGGTAACCGAAGAAGTAGTACGGGGCGTACGAGAGCGTGGCAACACCGAGAACGCCCGACATGTACGCGCCACCGGCGTGCCACGGGAAGAGTGCACCCGTCGGGGTTCCTGCGGACTCGATGGCCTGCGAGAGGTCCGAACTGTCGAGGCCGAACTCGTCGTAGGTGTTCCGGAGCGTCATGCCGGGGACGACGATGCTCATGTACTGTTGGGCCGTGAGCGCGTTGGTCAGAATCGCGGAGGCACCCGTCGCGGCGACGAGCGACCCGGTGTTTTTGACACCTTGTTCGAGGCGGTGTGCGAGCACGGCGAGGACACCAGTCTGTTCGAGGAGGCCGCCGAGCGTCAGTGCGGCGACGACGATGGCGATGGTCCACGCGGACCCGGAGACGCCACCGGCGGCGAGGAGACTGTTGACGAGTTCAGACCCGGTTTCGGGGCTGGTTCCGCGCATGAAGACCTGCCACGCCGTGACGAACGTGGTACCTTGGACGAGGAGACTCGTGAAGGCGCCTGCGAAGGCACCGGCGAGGAGCACGTTGAGCGCGGGGTATCCCGCGGCGGCGAGGCCGAAGGTGACGGCGAGTGGGATGAACGCGAGGAGCGAGATGTTGTACGAGGAGGTGAGTGCAGTCTGAATCTCGGTGATTTGGCCGGCAGGAATCGCCCCGGAGAAGCCGAGACTGAGGACGACGAAGCCAACGACAGAGAGTCCGAACGCGATGAGCGTCCCGTTGCGCATCGCTCGGATGTGGTCGTAGAGGTCGGTGTTCGTGACCGCAGCAGCGAGATTGGTCGTGTCCGAGAGGGGTGACTGCTTGTCACCCGCGTAGGCACCAGTGAGGATTGCACCGGCGGTCATCGGCTCGGGGACGCCGAGTCCAGAGCCGATGCCGATGAACGCGACACCGAGAGTGCCGACGGCAGTCCACGACGAACCGATGGCGAAGGTGGTGATGCCGACGAGGATGGCCGTTGCGGGCAGGAAGATTTCCGGCGAGAGCAGGTCGAGGCCGAAGTACATCAGCGTCGGAATCGTCCCTGCGGACACCCACGTCGCGACGACGCCGTAGATGACGAACAGAATCAACACTGCCTGCAGGCCCATCGACAGACTTCGTTCGATACCCTCGTAGAGGTCGGTCCAGGTGTATCCCCAGACGTAGCGACCGAGGAGGCCGACGAGTGCGATACTCCAGATGAGCGGAATGTGTGGGTCGAGTTTCAGCCACGCCGAGCCGAGGCCGAGGAACGCGACGAGCCCGACGACCGGAATGAGCGCTTGGAGGAAACTTGGGCGCTTCTCCGGCGAGAGGTCGTCGAACGACCGTGGCGTGTAACTATCAGTTCCCATCGTAGTTCGACAAATAACTTCGGAGCATAAAATTGTGTTGTGTTATAATTCAAGCGCATTGTTATGCAATGTCGTATTTACTATTGACAGGAAAATGTTTTCTAGTAATATTCTTCGAGCTGTTCTGTCCTCGATTGTTGACAGTCTTCTGTACGAGAACATGTCAACGAGGGAAAGTTCAATGCCCGTAGCGCGCGAGGACATGAGCATGGTCCTCGACGAGTTCTTCTTAGCCCCTCTCGGACTCGTAGCGCTCCTCGGCGCTATCCCCCTCATCGTTCTCTATCTTCTGCGGCCGGAGCCGGCCCGGCGGACCCTCCCAACCTTTCGGTTCCTCGCAGAGACAGCAGGGCGAACCGCATCGAATCCAATCTTCGACCGACTGCTCCGAAGTCTGCTCCTTCTCATCCAACTCCTCGCAATCGTCACGTTGGTCGTGTCGCTTGCGACGCCGTACGTTCTCGTCCCGGAGGCAGAGACTGTCTCCGAGACGGTTCTTGTTCTCGACACGAGTGCGAGTATGGCGGTCCGTGACAACGGTGGGACGCGATTCGACAAGGCGCTCAGCGCCGCGCGTGACGAAGTGACTGGAACTACGTCCGTCGTCGCAGCCTCCTCGTCCGCTGATGTCGTGGTCAGGCGTGGGAGCAGCATCGACGCGAGAGCAGCACTCGACGGACTCACCGTGACCGACTCACCGGGAGACCTCCGCACGGCGGTCACGACAGCAACGTCGATTGCCGGCGAAGACGCCCGTATCGTCGTCCTCAGCGACTTCGCGGACGACTCACCGTGGGCAGACGCCGTTCGTGAGGCCCGCGCGAGAGGACTCGTCGTGGAACTCCAGCAGTTCGCCGGTGGCGGCGAGAACAACGTCGGTATCGTCGACCGGCGCTTCTCGGGGACGAACGTCACCGTCACCGTGAAAAACTACAGAGACACGCCAGCCACACGCACGGTCTCACTCGCCGGGACGAGCCGACAGGTCGAACTCGCCGCTGGTGACGTGGCGACTGCGACGCTTCCGGTTCCAGCGGGCGGTGGACGCGTCACGCTCTCACCGAGCGATAGCTTCGCCACCGACGACGAGTTGTACATCGCGGCACCGGAAGACGAGTCCATAGACGTACTCGTCCTCACGAACGACGAGAACGAGTACCTCACTGCGGCGCTGTCGGTCATCCCTGAGGTATCGCTGACGGTCGACAACCCGCCGACGAGTATCACCTCGTCGTACGACGTCATCATCTACAGTAACGTCAACCCTGGTCGCATACTCAGGAGTAACGTCGATGCCGGACGTGATACCCTCGCTGATGGCGGCGGCGTTGCGATTCAGGCCCAAGAAGAGCCACCGAACTATGGCGACCTCCTCCTCGTCTCTCCGGAGCGAATCGGAACGACTCCGACGATCAGGTCCGTCGAAGCGCACGAACTGACTCGGGACATCACCTTCCCCCCACCGACCGAGTACGTCGTTGGGTCCCTCCAAGATGGTGAGTCGCTGGTGACGGCGACCGATGGCACGTCACTCATCGCCATCTCGGAACGCGGAGAAGGTCGCCTCGTCTACTATGGGTTCATCGAAGAGCAGTCGGCGTTCAAGTTCAACTACCAGTATCCGGTGTTCTGGAAACGCACCGTCTTCTATCTCGCCGGGCGCTCGACACTTGGTGAACTGAACCAACCGACGGGTGGGTCTATCGGAGCCAGTCCGAATCAGACGGTCGAGGGGCCGTCTGGAGAGATTACCGGCCCTGAGGTACGACTCGCTGATGCGGGGTTCTACCGCGTTGGAAACGAGCGGGTCGCCGCGTCACTCCTCAGTGAGTCCGAGTCCGACGTGGTCGCACCCCCGTTGACGGGTGAGAACGCGCCAGCAAACTTCCCGACACGAGTCGAAGAACGACTGGTTCCTGACGCGTTGACCGAGTGGGCGGTCCTCGTCGCACTCGGCGCTACGCTCGTCGAACTGGGCTACCTGCGTCGTCGAGGTGACCTCTGATGACGCTCATCGCGTGGACGACCGAACTGGGAGACATCACGGTCGGGTTAGAGCGCCCGCTGTTCCTCGTCGTCTTCCCGGTCGCAGTCGCCCTCACGTGGGTCCTCATCTTCCGCGGGGCGACGGGTACTGCGGGGGTCCGGTCACGACGACTCCTGTTCGCGTCACGTCTGTTCGTCGCACTCTTGTTGGTCGTCGCAGCGGCGGGCCCGTACACAGTCGCGACCAGACAGACCGACGGAGACCCGCGAGTGACGCTCCTCGTCGACGAATCCGACAGTATGGACGTCTCGTCTAGCATAGCGTCGAAACTGGCGGACGATATCGAAGCAGAGGGCGTCCCCGTGACCGTGTCTACCGTCGCACGAGGTGACGAATCGGCGCTTGGTGAGGCGTTGGCGGCAAATCTCCGTCCCGGTGGGACCGTCGTCCTCGTCTCTGATGGGCAGGTGACGAGAGGACGGAGTCTCGCCTCTGCCGCCACGTTAGCCCGCGACCTGAACGCGACGGTGAGTGCTGTCCCACCGACGACGACCGAGACCGAACAGTACGTCTCGCTGAGTGGCCCCGCAAAGACGAGCGTCGGCGTCGACAACGCCTTCCTCGCGCAGGTTAGTGGTGTCGTCCCGGATGAGGCAGAAGACATCGAGGTCGTTCTCGAAATCGACGGCGAGGAAGTCAGACGCGAGACACTCCCGTCGTCGGGTGGGAGCATCCAATTCACACGCTCGTTCAACACGACCGGTGTCCACCGCATCACTGCCAGCATCGACAGCGACGACGAGTTCGAGCGGAACAACGAGTTCCACAAGTCGGTCCGGGTCGTCGAACCGCCCAAGATTCTGTACGTCTCTCGAACCTCGTTCCCGTTCCGGGCGTACCTCTCTGAACTGTACGAAGTTGACACCGCCGACCGAGTTCCCTCTGACCTCTCGCGGTACCACGCCGTCGTCCTCCAGGATATGAACGCCAACGACGTTGGAAACGTGGACACGCTCCAGCGATTCGTCATCGACGGCGGTGGACTCCTCGTCGTCGGTGGCCGGAACTCCTTCGAGAACGGTGAGTACGACGGGTCGAGTCTGGCGTCGATGCTCCCCGTGACGACCGGAGAGGGTGCATCACAGAGTACGAACCTCGTCTTCGCAATCGACGTGTCCGGGAGTGCAGAGTCGGGGATGCGCGTCCAAAAGAGCGTGGCGCTCGACGCACTCGACCAACTCGGTGACGACAACCAAGTGGGCATCGTCGGGTTCAACTACCGCGCGTACGAGGTTGCGCCACTTCGCCCAATCGGCTCGAACCGGGAGTCGACTGCCGACCTCATCCGGCGACTCGAATCCGGCGGTGCGACGGACATCGCCGTCGGTCTCAAAGGCGCTGCACAGCAACTCGGTGAACGACGGGGGACGGTCATCCTCATCAGTGACGGCCACGACCGATTCGAGGACGCGGCAACCGTCGCGGACCAACTCGGTCGGAGTGGCGTTCGTGTCATCACCATCGGTACCGGCCCGAGTCCGAACGAACAGACGCTCCGCGAAATCGCGCGGGCGTCGGGTGGAAACTACCTCCGTGCCGACGAGACGAACCGCCTCCGAATCCTCTTCGGCGGCGCGAACCGTCAGTACGCCGGCGACGGACTGACCATCGTCGACCAGAACAACTTCGTCACCGCCGGCGTGGAGCTGACGTCGAACCCTGGAAACGTCAACGACGTGGCCATCAGACGCGGTGCGGACTTCCTCGTGGCGGCAGACGATGGAACGCCCGCCGTCGCCACGTGGCGTTACGGCCTCGGCCGTGTTGCGACCATCACGTCCTACGGCGCAGACGGGTCACTCGATGGCCTCCTCAGTCGACCGGATTCGTTGCTCCTCACGAAGTCGACGAACTACGTCATCG
The genomic region above belongs to Haloferax marinisediminis and contains:
- a CDS encoding PH domain-containing protein encodes the protein MSVDDWMARGADETVVWEGRPRIQTILPSIGVGVVVAGGALAAATTIDEPLVGLLALFGLLFPVWSYLRVTNTRFVVTNRALYRKTGVFSRTVQRVSLDRVQNSTFSQGITGSLFDYGTVSVEAAGGGEIQFEDVDDPREVRTVIDGRLGRDELPGTVEQWTAVLDEVRALRTALE
- a CDS encoding vWA domain-containing protein; translation: MVLDEFFLAPLGLVALLGAIPLIVLYLLRPEPARRTLPTFRFLAETAGRTASNPIFDRLLRSLLLLIQLLAIVTLVVSLATPYVLVPEAETVSETVLVLDTSASMAVRDNGGTRFDKALSAARDEVTGTTSVVAASSSADVVVRRGSSIDARAALDGLTVTDSPGDLRTAVTTATSIAGEDARIVVLSDFADDSPWADAVREARARGLVVELQQFAGGGENNVGIVDRRFSGTNVTVTVKNYRDTPATRTVSLAGTSRQVELAAGDVATATLPVPAGGGRVTLSPSDSFATDDELYIAAPEDESIDVLVLTNDENEYLTAALSVIPEVSLTVDNPPTSITSSYDVIIYSNVNPGRILRSNVDAGRDTLADGGGVAIQAQEEPPNYGDLLLVSPERIGTTPTIRSVEAHELTRDITFPPPTEYVVGSLQDGESLVTATDGTSLIAISERGEGRLVYYGFIEEQSAFKFNYQYPVFWKRTVFYLAGRSTLGELNQPTGGSIGASPNQTVEGPSGEITGPEVRLADAGFYRVGNERVAASLLSESESDVVAPPLTGENAPANFPTRVEERLVPDALTEWAVLVALGATLVELGYLRRRGDL
- a CDS encoding 2-oxo acid dehydrogenase subunit E2, whose amino-acid sequence is MGTRGDRLEPLPLRRRGTVDYMRMAGRRSTVHGLVELDVTEARDRIETNEEETGEQISFTGFIVFCLAQAIDDHPHINAYRDWRGRVHVFADVDVNVLVETTIQGSRIGVPHVIRAANRRSIHSIHDEIRTAQESPDPTELSRWSTLALRLPGVIRRHVWRLPQLFPRRWKSMAGTVSVTSVGMFGNGGGWAVTPTNYTVQLTVGGISRKPRLVDGELSTREFLDLTVTFDHDVVDGAPAARFVQRLGELIESAHGLPNPKGE
- the arcD gene encoding arginine/ornithine antiporter ArcD, with product MGTDSYTPRSFDDLSPEKRPSFLQALIPVVGLVAFLGLGSAWLKLDPHIPLIWSIALVGLLGRYVWGYTWTDLYEGIERSLSMGLQAVLILFVIYGVVATWVSAGTIPTLMYFGLDLLSPEIFLPATAILVGITTFAIGSSWTAVGTLGVAFIGIGSGLGVPEPMTAGAILTGAYAGDKQSPLSDTTNLAAAVTNTDLYDHIRAMRNGTLIAFGLSVVGFVVLSLGFSGAIPAGQITEIQTALTSSYNISLLAFIPLAVTFGLAAAGYPALNVLLAGAFAGAFTSLLVQGTTFVTAWQVFMRGTSPETGSELVNSLLAAGGVSGSAWTIAIVVAALTLGGLLEQTGVLAVLAHRLEQGVKNTGSLVAATGASAILTNALTAQQYMSIVVPGMTLRNTYDEFGLDSSDLSQAIESAGTPTGALFPWHAGGAYMSGVLGVATLSYAPYYFFGYLSPLVLFAFVAAGIGFSGNATSSGAAATSPADD
- a CDS encoding VWA domain-containing protein; this translates as MTLIAWTTELGDITVGLERPLFLVVFPVAVALTWVLIFRGATGTAGVRSRRLLFASRLFVALLLVVAAAGPYTVATRQTDGDPRVTLLVDESDSMDVSSSIASKLADDIEAEGVPVTVSTVARGDESALGEALAANLRPGGTVVLVSDGQVTRGRSLASAATLARDLNATVSAVPPTTTETEQYVSLSGPAKTSVGVDNAFLAQVSGVVPDEAEDIEVVLEIDGEEVRRETLPSSGGSIQFTRSFNTTGVHRITASIDSDDEFERNNEFHKSVRVVEPPKILYVSRTSFPFRAYLSELYEVDTADRVPSDLSRYHAVVLQDMNANDVGNVDTLQRFVIDGGGLLVVGGRNSFENGEYDGSSLASMLPVTTGEGASQSTNLVFAIDVSGSAESGMRVQKSVALDALDQLGDDNQVGIVGFNYRAYEVAPLRPIGSNRESTADLIRRLESGGATDIAVGLKGAAQQLGERRGTVILISDGHDRFEDAATVADQLGRSGVRVITIGTGPSPNEQTLREIARASGGNYLRADETNRLRILFGGANRQYAGDGLTIVDQNNFVTAGVELTSNPGNVNDVAIRRGADFLVAADDGTPAVATWRYGLGRVATITSYGADGSLDGLLSRPDSLLLTKSTNYVIGDPERKASGVTDVRDTRVGSPVTVVYRGEARPEDTENVTFSAVSPGVYEATIVPTEQGYQDVLDSAFAVNYPVEYGGFGTSTQLAAAVADTGGSLYSPSDAAEIATSARDNASGVKPVRDDWAIYFVLFAFLVYLSEVLLRRVQVYRGRTQSEGGLI
- a CDS encoding PH domain-containing protein, translated to METEFDWLTLDTDEEVLWADTPHPYSLVSVLIIGIPLSFFLIGIPILVGGYLSFKNTNYVVTSDALYRKTGVLSRNVQRIEFDKVQDTSYSQTFFGAQFGYGSVNISTAGGSGIEMSFQNVAEPQSLQTLVNERIKRRGGRDADADGKAAVLDDILTELRAIRAAVEDDGETHTESATASTDDTSESVEPNDFDFDSSVTDER